In a genomic window of Corynebacterium choanae:
- a CDS encoding diacylglycerol/lipid kinase family protein, which translates to MRCLMLSNPNSTSLTNDVMRAIIAPLMQVTELHSQHTHYAGHARDICRGLSRDDFDLIVAVGGDGTVNEVINGLLGESLQQRRAPQELPAIAVIPTGSANVFARALGFPNDPVAAANMVAELIAENQYRRLPLGRVENHWFCVNTGFGIDAEVIDRMELLRKKKLKATPGAYLLVAVGAWLRMRRHKPTISFTAHSDGKTHTSQQLPVVMVSNTNPWTYAGPLPVILNPGANVAAGLSLYALRDIDGPGGAAALAHALGVGRRRWQLLRIDLREIRVDDIDSLVLTASEPLKWQVDGEACGEAKKLDVQSYHDVIDVISPKSNTNL; encoded by the coding sequence GTGCGTTGCCTGATGCTGTCCAATCCGAATTCGACGTCGTTAACCAACGATGTGATGCGAGCGATCATCGCTCCCCTCATGCAGGTCACCGAGCTGCACTCACAGCACACTCACTATGCCGGACATGCCCGAGATATTTGTCGCGGACTAAGCCGTGATGATTTCGATCTTATTGTGGCTGTGGGCGGGGATGGCACAGTCAACGAAGTCATCAATGGTTTGTTAGGCGAGAGCCTCCAGCAGCGCCGCGCCCCTCAGGAGCTTCCCGCGATTGCAGTAATCCCTACCGGTTCGGCGAATGTGTTTGCCCGGGCGCTCGGGTTTCCTAACGATCCAGTAGCCGCCGCCAACATGGTCGCGGAACTCATCGCCGAAAACCAGTATCGGCGCCTGCCGCTTGGCCGGGTGGAAAATCATTGGTTCTGTGTCAACACCGGGTTTGGGATTGACGCTGAGGTCATCGACCGCATGGAGCTGCTGCGGAAAAAGAAGTTAAAGGCCACACCTGGTGCCTATCTGCTCGTTGCGGTGGGTGCCTGGTTACGGATGCGGCGGCATAAACCAACGATTTCGTTTACCGCCCACAGCGATGGGAAAACTCATACTAGCCAGCAACTTCCGGTAGTCATGGTCTCGAATACCAATCCTTGGACGTATGCCGGTCCGCTGCCGGTGATCCTCAACCCGGGTGCCAATGTTGCGGCTGGATTGTCGTTGTATGCGCTGCGCGACATTGATGGCCCCGGTGGTGCGGCAGCACTTGCTCACGCTCTTGGCGTCGGCCGGCGCCGTTGGCAGTTGCTCCGCATCGATCTGCGAGAAATTCGAGTTGACGATATTGATTCCCTCGTACTCACAGCAAGTGAACCGTTGAAATGGCAGGTAGATGGGGAAGCCTGCGGGGAAGCGAAGAAACTTGATGTGCAGTCTTACCACGACGTCATTGATGTAATTTCTCCAAAATCCAACACCAACCTGTGA
- a CDS encoding DEAD/DEAH box helicase, translating to MPNNSQPTFAELGVAQEIVDALAEQSIVETFAIQQLTLPIALTGQDLIGQARTGMGKTFGFGIPLIDRVFDDADVAELDGTPRALVVVPTRELAIQVGNDLTMAAKYTPLTIVTFFGGRPYEEQTEALAKGVDVIVGTPGRLLDLYKRFDLRLDQVAVLVLDEADEMLDLGFLPDVEKLMEALTHEHQTMLFSATMPPAIIQLARGFMQQPTQIRAEDQGADQVHATTKQVVFQAHKLDKLAVVARVLQAKQRGRTIIFVKTKRSCGYLANDLAELGFRVGMVHGDMDQSAREKSLRGFHQGEFSILIATDVAARGIDIDDVTHVINFEVPLDPMTYVHRIGRTGRAGNSGTAVTLVGLDEVRLWQSINDELQLGIDELPEWFSTSPELHEALQIPQHVQSQVGKPVPVFSGGMPRKSGGKSGVSGKHRSSSRAREGAGQKRGSRRS from the coding sequence GTGCCGAACAACAGTCAGCCCACATTTGCCGAGCTCGGTGTCGCCCAAGAAATTGTGGACGCCCTTGCTGAACAGTCGATCGTGGAAACCTTCGCGATCCAACAGCTCACCTTGCCGATTGCACTGACCGGCCAGGATCTTATTGGCCAGGCTCGCACAGGTATGGGCAAAACGTTCGGGTTCGGGATTCCGCTCATCGATCGCGTGTTTGACGACGCCGATGTGGCGGAACTCGATGGCACACCACGCGCACTCGTAGTAGTCCCCACCCGCGAGTTAGCGATTCAGGTTGGCAACGACCTCACCATGGCGGCGAAATACACTCCGCTGACGATTGTCACCTTCTTCGGTGGCCGCCCCTATGAGGAACAAACTGAAGCGTTGGCCAAAGGGGTCGATGTGATCGTCGGCACCCCCGGCCGTCTGCTCGACCTCTACAAGCGTTTCGATCTGCGGCTTGACCAGGTCGCGGTGCTGGTGCTTGATGAGGCCGACGAAATGCTGGATTTGGGCTTTCTTCCTGATGTGGAAAAGCTGATGGAAGCCCTCACCCATGAGCATCAAACCATGCTGTTTTCGGCCACGATGCCGCCGGCAATCATTCAGCTTGCCCGCGGTTTTATGCAGCAACCTACCCAGATTCGCGCAGAGGATCAGGGGGCAGACCAGGTTCATGCAACCACCAAACAGGTGGTGTTTCAGGCACATAAGCTGGACAAGCTGGCGGTGGTTGCCCGGGTGCTGCAGGCCAAACAGCGAGGCCGGACGATTATTTTCGTGAAAACGAAACGCAGCTGTGGCTATTTAGCCAATGATCTTGCCGAACTGGGTTTCCGGGTTGGTATGGTGCATGGCGATATGGATCAATCGGCGCGGGAGAAGTCGCTGCGCGGATTCCATCAGGGGGAATTTTCTATTTTAATCGCGACCGATGTCGCTGCCCGCGGTATCGATATTGATGATGTCACCCATGTCATCAATTTTGAGGTGCCACTGGATCCAATGACATATGTGCACCGGATTGGCCGCACTGGCCGGGCCGGGAACTCCGGTACAGCCGTAACTTTGGTGGGTCTTGACGAGGTGCGCCTGTGGCAGTCGATTAATGATGAGCTGCAGTTGGGAATTGACGAGCTTCCCGAATGGTTTTCAACCTCCCCGGAGCTGCATGAGGCGCTGCAGATTCCGCAGCATGTGCAAAGTCAGGTCGGCAAACCGGTGCCAGTGTTCAGCGGCGGTATGCCGCGAAAGTCTGGCGGGAAGTCTGGTGTGAGCGGGAAACATCGATCGTCTTCCCGGGCGCGGGAAGGTGCCGGTCAAAAGCGGGGTTCCCGCCGCTCATGA